The DNA window GTCAGCAGGGGGCATCACTCTCCCCTGTCCCCTCAGCGTATGCTCCTCCACTCTCTGGCTTGAATTCATCGCTTTTGCTACGTTTTTATGATACTGAGATCGGAATCCTACCAAGTTCTGAGGCTGTGTGGGCAGAAGTTGGATCTGCTGCAGCCTCATCGGATGGAATCCATTTACGTCGAATGGATTGAATCCATTAAATTGAAATGGATTGGGGCGGGTTGAGATGTGAAGAGAGCTGGTTCGGTTTGGGCGTTGAAGGGATGGAAGTGAGGTGGTCTGATGTGGACGTTGATATGTGTATAGAGGTGGGCCAGATTGGTTTTGGACTGGATTACTGCCTATTAGAAGgcttatttatgtataaataagacgaagagtgaaacatatatcaaaaattaaccgcgtcaaaaaaaaggaaaaaaaactaaaatatgtcattgacaaacgtTTAAGTCTAGGAAATTCTATGGATGAATGcaagttctaagaaatatcatcgtacaaacaaatttgtctgagaaatgccACTGTCGTTAGGTTTCCATACATTTTTTTGCCATTAAGTACATTGTTTATCCTATAGCACTGATCATTTTTGTGCAAATGTTTTGCGCtgatcatttttgttttttttttttgaaattggcTATGCGCTTATTAATCGTGGATGTATGTATGAAGTACAATGTCTAAATATGCCCTTTTTGTGGATGAGGCCTTTACCATTAGGATATAGAATGATTATTTTAGGCCCAagttaattaacaaataaattggCATAGCCTTAGCACATATATCTTTATAATAGAAAACACTTCGACATATCTGATGCTTCCCCTTCTGTTCAACATGTGGATCATCATTACAACATTTAGATAGATGCTAGGAACGAACAACGTGAATTAGAAGATCCATTATTCGAAATTAAGGGTGAATGTAAACACCGATTGCATCAATGTAGACCGTTGAATGCCCGAAGAAGCCGACGATACTACCGTTTTGTTTTACTCGAGTGCGAAATGTTGTTCCTTTTGGTTCTCCAAATGGGCCATAGCTCCGTATGTTGGTTCTGAGCTGAAGTGATGTTATGACACTGGGAAATGAGAAAAACGGGCCATATGTTCCAGAAACTTCCTTTACAAACTCTGAAGGAGCAAGATGGACCtgcggaaaaaaaatacaggagGGAATGAAAACATCAGTACGAAGTACTCctttcgtttcatattatatgacTTTCTCGGTTTGTTTAGAtccatccatatatcaatgtatatattttatatacgtgtataGATTCATGAGTACACGTAAATCTGAAAAAggccagaaaatcttataatgtacCGCTTGATTTGATTGTGTGGCAAATTAAGGGTTTACCATGCGAACAGTCCCACCAGCACCACCCCATAGTGGTGTGGTGTGTTGCTTCCCAGATTTGTCCAGATAAGAAAACCCAATCCCATCCACAACAAGGCCACTGGAAACTCTGACGCTCTCCAAACGCCATGGCGCCACTGCGATGTCATGcttcctccttccctctccGCCCCACGGTCCAGC is part of the Oryza brachyantha chromosome 11, ObraRS2, whole genome shotgun sequence genome and encodes:
- the LOC121055675 gene encoding protein GOS9-like — encoded protein: MPERAGPWGGEGRRKHDIAVAPWRLESVRVSSGLVVDGIGFSYLDKSGKQHTTPLWGGAGGTVRMVHLAPSEFVKEVSGTYGPFFSFPSVITSLQLRTNIRSYGPFGEPKGTTFRTRVKQNGSIVGFFGHSTVYIDAIGVYIHP